The Terriglobia bacterium genome contains the following window.
GTGCCCATGGCGTTCACTTCGAAATCGAGCAGGGGGATGTCGCGGGCCTTGTCGTGCGAAGGCTGCGCGGCGCAGTGCACGATAAGGTCGAAGCGGTGCGCGCGGAAGAGCTCGCCGAGCGCGTCGCGGTCGCGGATGTCCAGGTCCGCGTGCGTAAAATTCTTTGTCGCCCGTTTGAGCCGCTCGAGATTCCAGGTGGTGTCGCCGGGCGCGCCGAAGAAGACCCGGCGCATGTTGTTGTCCACGCCCACGACGCGGTGCCCCTGGCGGTCGAAATGCTCGACCGCTTCCGAGCCGATCAGCCCGCTGCTGCCGGTGACCAGAATGTTCCGGGCGCTCAACGCGTGGTTCCTCCTGCGTCGCCGGACCTCAGTCCCAAGCGGTGACGGATGGGGCGAGTCAGATCCAAGAGTGAAAACCACGCCTTGCTTGCCAGGGCCGCTGCTTTTTTCTTTCCCCCGGCCCAATGCCGCCAATAATTGCGGCGCAACCCGCGCGCCGACAGGCGGTGTGTAGCGTCCTCCATGGTGCAGAACTTTCTGCCGCGGTCCAGCAGAGCATAATTCTCCTGGGCCTCCTGGCCCTGCCACACGCCTTTTTCGCCATCCGGATGATAGGAATAGTCGTGATTTTGATGGACGGCGAGAACGGCGCTGGAAGCGTCCACCACCGGCGCGCCGGAAGCGCGGGCAAACCATACGAGCCAGTTATCCCAACCCGGCCGGCCGATCACAAAGGGCGGAATTCGGTTTTGATAGAGCCCGCGCGCAAAAACGAAATAATCGATCCACTGTGGCGGGCGCCGGCGATTGGCAGCCAGAGCGCGGCGACGGATGCGCTCCCGGCAATCGGGCTGGGCAAAATCGAGCGGCTCCACGATGTCCGTATCCCAGCGCCGGCCGATCATCAGGAACCGTGCGTGCTGCGCGAGCAGGGCCTCAAGCGCCAGCCGGAAATCGGCGAGCAGCAAAATGTCGCAATTGACGTAGCAAAGCAAGTCGTGCCGGGCAACCTCCTGTGCGCGGTCGAAAATCGAGCTCAGATACTTCGTGCCGTGCGCGTTGCGCCGCACCTCGGGAATGTAGGACACGCCAAGGGCTGAGGCGGCCTCCGCTGCTCCTGCCTCCTCTCCAAAAAGCAAAACCTCGGCATCGGGGTGCATGGATTTCCAGCTCTGGATGGCGTTGCGCTGGATCACGCCGATGTGCCCGGCGAAGGGTTTCGGTGTCGAGAAAAACGTCAGCATGGTGGTCCTATGGGCTCCCTGCGCATCATGGGCGCGCGCTCAGCCAAAACGAGCGCGCATCTCCGGGAATCGTTCTTGCGGCACAGCAACAAAATTCCCGTCGTACGAATCGCGATCCGCATCAACGGGCGACAGCCGGCCTTCTCCGTCCGGGGAGAACCACTCATAGCCCCGCATGGACAAGAACTGAATTATCTCTCGAGCGGGGTAACCCCACGCTTGTGTACGAAGATCCTGCACCTCGCATAGAACGAGTGGCCGCGGACGGCGATCCAGCAGCCGCACGGCGCCTTCCAGCACCCGGCGCTCACCCCCTTCGACGTCCATCTTGATAAAATCCACACGGTCAATCTGGCGCATCTCTAGAAAAGCATCGAGTCTGTCCTGCTGTACACGCAATTGGGACACGGCCTGGTTCACCCGTGGAGGTCGCAGGCTGTTGCAACCGGTTTCCGATCCGTCCACAACAAAGAGTGTCTCCTCTCCGTCATTGCTTCCCAACGCAACAGATTCCACGTGGACGTTCTGGCATCGGTTGAGGCGCAGATGAGCAACCAGCTTCTTTCTCTCGCGCGGGGACGGTTCGAAGGCAAAGACGATGCCTCCCGGCTGCACTCTTTTTGAGGCAAGAACAGCGTAGAAGCCGTGGTGGGCACCGATGTCCAGTACCACCATTCCCGGCCGAAGGAACCGGTCGGTGAAAGTAACCTCGCGGGGTTCGAAACTGTCGGACAGAAGAGCAAGGCCGCAGAAATCCGCCCGCGCCAGCCACCAACCGCCGTAGGGGAGTCGCAGGGGAAGTACGGCTCCGGGAAACCATCGGAAATAGCGAAAGCCAAACGACGCTCGTTGCTCTGGCCATGATTTCTGAAAGAACTGAATGAGCCGCCTCGCCATACCAGACTGCCGTACTGACAATTCTCGAATCATTGGGGGCTCCGCGCCGACCGTCGGCGGTAGAGGGTTCTCATTTGCGCGCGGGTCTCCCACGATGCGGCAAGCGTGTTCGCTCTATGTCGCCTCTGCACACTACGCGTTTGCGCGAGCACTCCCTCTCCGCCGGCATACCAGCAGTGAAATTCGGCCGAGCCTGTTCCGTTGAGTTGCCGCTGCCTGGTCATGTCCGCTTTCCGCCGGGAGGAGAAACCGCCGCGAAGTTCGGTTCGGCACACGCACCAATCTTCAAAGCGATAGGAATATTCATGATGCCACTCCACTCGTCGCGCGCATGCTGGTAGGACTCCGTGGCCACCAACATATCTGGGACGCTCTCCCACAGATCCACCTCGCCGGAGTCATCCCACAAGGTAACCAGCCAGGAATAGATCCCGGGCCGCAGTGGTAGCGAGGGGAATTCATAGACCACCTCGTGCAGGCCCGCTTCCAAGTCGAGATTGTCCGTGCCATAACCCCACATCAGCTGGCGTTCCGCGTTGTAGAGGGCGATGCCGTGGTGCGCGTGGCAGATCGGCTTATGAACTTCGAGCAGGAAGCGAACTTTTGCGGGACCCAGCGTCTGCAAGGCGTGGGGAGAGCTTCCTTGCGGTTCGGCAATGTCCCAGCGGACGAAGCGCGCCTTTTGCGTGGCACTATTTCCGCGGGCCGAAGACATGCGGTCGCCGGCGGTCATGGCCGCTTCGTAGGCGCTCACCACTCCCGCAGCCGGGCCGTTCTGGCGTACTGTGCCGCTGTCCAGCCAGATGGCGCGGTGGCAGAGGCGGCGGATCTGGTTGAGCTGGTGGCTCACCAGGACGACGGTGCGCCCGGCCCTCGCGACATCGCCCATCTTGCCCAGACATTTTTTCTGGAACTTGATGTCGCCGACGGCCAGCACCTCGTCCACCAGCAGGATCTCCGGCTCCAGGTGCGCAGCCACGGCGAAGGCCAGGCGCACGTACATCCCGGTCGAATAGTGCTTCACTTGCGTGTCGATGAACTTCTCCAGTTCGGCGAAGGCCACGATTTCGTCGAACTTGCGGTCGATCTCGTTCTTGCGCATCCCCAGGATCGCGCCGCTCAGATAGGTGTTCTCGCGGCCCGTCAAATCCGGATGAAATCCCGTGCCCACTTCCAGCAGGCTCCCGACATGCCCGTGGATTTCCGCCCAGCCGGCGGTGGGGCGGGTAATGCGCGAGAGGATCTTCAGCAGCGTGGTCTTGCCGGAGCCGTTGCGCCCGATCAGACCCAGGACTTCCCCCTGTCGCACTTCCAGGCTCACGTCCTGGAGCGCCCAAAAGGTCTCCTGCGGGGCATGGCGAAACAGCCGCAGCGGGGAGCGCAGCGTGCGCGTCAGCACTTCGCGGAGCTGCAGCGCCTCTTCGCGCTGGCCGATGCGGTAGCGTTTGCTCAGTTCGTGTGCGCGAATGACCACGTCGCTCATCGCGCGGTCCGTTTCCCGGGGCGAAATGTTTTCAGCGGCATCACGGTTCAGACCAGGTCCGCCACGGTGCCTTCCATGCGCTGGAAGAAGAGCATCCCGCCCACCAGGACCACCAGCACCATCCCCGCGGAGGCCACCAGGAGCACACCTGGCGCCTGCCCGTGCCCCGTCAGCGCCCAGCGGAATCCTTCGATCACGCCGGTCATGGGGTTGAGGCCGTAGAGCCAGCGCCAGCGCTGCGGCACGAGGCTGCCGGGGTAAGCCACCGGCGAAGCCAGCATCCAGAACTGCATCAGAAAAGGCATCACATAACGCACGTCGCGATAGAGCGCGTTCAGCGCGGAGAGCCATAGGCCCACGCCCAGCGCCGTGGCCACCGCCAGCAGCAGCAGCAAGGGCAGGTACAGCGCGGCAAAACCCGGACGCTGCCCATAGCCCAGGGTCACGGCAACCAGCACCAGGAAACCGATGGCGAAGTCCACCAGCCCGGAAAGGACCGCGGACATGGGCAGAATCAGGCGCGGGAAGTAGACCTTGGTGATGACCCGCTGATTTTCCACCACGATGTTGGTGGCGCTCAGCAACGCGGTGGAGAAGTAGGTCCAGGGCACCAGGGCCGCGAAATAGAAGACCGGATAAGGCAGGCCCTGGG
Protein-coding sequences here:
- a CDS encoding FkbM family methyltransferase — protein: MIRELSVRQSGMARRLIQFFQKSWPEQRASFGFRYFRWFPGAVLPLRLPYGGWWLARADFCGLALLSDSFEPREVTFTDRFLRPGMVVLDIGAHHGFYAVLASKRVQPGGIVFAFEPSPRERKKLVAHLRLNRCQNVHVESVALGSNDGEETLFVVDGSETGCNSLRPPRVNQAVSQLRVQQDRLDAFLEMRQIDRVDFIKMDVEGGERRVLEGAVRLLDRRPRPLVLCEVQDLRTQAWGYPAREIIQFLSMRGYEWFSPDGEGRLSPVDADRDSYDGNFVAVPQERFPEMRARFG
- a CDS encoding ABC transporter ATP-binding protein: MSDVVIRAHELSKRYRIGQREEALQLREVLTRTLRSPLRLFRHAPQETFWALQDVSLEVRQGEVLGLIGRNGSGKTTLLKILSRITRPTAGWAEIHGHVGSLLEVGTGFHPDLTGRENTYLSGAILGMRKNEIDRKFDEIVAFAELEKFIDTQVKHYSTGMYVRLAFAVAAHLEPEILLVDEVLAVGDIKFQKKCLGKMGDVARAGRTVVLVSHQLNQIRRLCHRAIWLDSGTVRQNGPAAGVVSAYEAAMTAGDRMSSARGNSATQKARFVRWDIAEPQGSSPHALQTLGPAKVRFLLEVHKPICHAHHGIALYNAERQLMWGYGTDNLDLEAGLHEVVYEFPSLPLRPGIYSWLVTLWDDSGEVDLWESVPDMLVATESYQHARDEWSGIMNIPIALKIGACAEPNFAAVSPPGGKRT
- a CDS encoding ABC transporter permease; protein product: MGVETAAAAAPLYRITPPRGWLEVRLREIWEYRELLYFFVWRDVKIRYKQTVIGVAWVVLQPLLTMVVFTLFFGHLAKLPSQGLPYPVFYFAALVPWTYFSTALLSATNIVVENQRVITKVYFPRLILPMSAVLSGLVDFAIGFLVLVAVTLGYGQRPGFAALYLPLLLLLAVATALGVGLWLSALNALYRDVRYVMPFLMQFWMLASPVAYPGSLVPQRWRWLYGLNPMTGVIEGFRWALTGHGQAPGVLLVASAGMVLVVLVGGMLFFQRMEGTVADLV